The following are encoded in a window of Esox lucius isolate fEsoLuc1 chromosome 14, fEsoLuc1.pri, whole genome shotgun sequence genomic DNA:
- the prep gene encoding prolyl endopeptidase, whose amino-acid sequence MSFQYPYAYRDEAVVDDYHGHKVPDPYSWLEDPDSEKTQAFVNAQNQLTLPFLERCEVRDLFKERMTELYDYPKYSCPFKRGSRYFHFYNTGLQNQSVMYVQESLEAEPVVFLDPNTFSEDGTVALRGYAFSEDGEYLAYGTSASGSDWVEIHFLQVDGAVALKDRLERVKFSCMSWTHDGKGLFYNSYPKQEGKSDGTETSTNLHQKLYFHVLGTPQSQDCLCAEFPDHPKWMSGVEVSDDGRYVLLSIREGCDPVNRLWYCDLQSTPQGITGLLPWVKLIDNFDAEYEYVTNESTVFTFKTNLEAPRYRLINIDFARAAQVNWKELIPEHDKDVIVFATCTYSSFLFVCFLHDVKNVLKMYRLSSGEELRTFPLDVGSIVGFTGRKRDSEIFYYFTSFLSPAIIYHCDLTKDPLQPHVFREVTVKGFDPSDYQTTQVFYPSKDGTEIPMFIVHKKGLKLDGSHPAFLYGYGGFNISITPSYSVSRLIFVRHMGGVLAVANIRGGGEYGETWHKAGMLANKQNCFTDFQCAAEYLIKEGYSSPSKLTINGGSNGGLLVAACVNQRPELFGCAVAQVGVMDMLKFHKFTIGHAWTTDFGCCEVKEQFDWLIKYSPLHNIRVPEGEGVQYPAVLLLTGDHDDRVVPLHSLKYIATLQHVLGRWPGQTNPLFIHVDTKSGHGAGKPTSKVIQEVADTYAFISRCLNISWVK is encoded by the exons ATGTCTTTCCAGTACCCATATGCTTACCGCGATGAGGCAGTT GTGGATGACTACCATGGCCACAAGGTACCAGACCCGTACAGCTGGCTGGAGGATCCAGACAGCGAGAAGACGCAG GCTTTTGTCAATGCTCAGAACCAGCTGACCTTACCCTTCCTGGAGCGCTGTGAGGTGCGGGATCTGTTCAAGGAGCGTATGACGGAACTCTACGACTACCCCAAATATAGCTGCCCCTTCAAGAGGGGGAGCAG GTATTTCCACTTCTATAACACGGGCCTTCAGAACCAAAGTGTCATGTATGTTCAGGAGAGTCTGGAGGCAGAGCCTGTGGTCTTCCTAGACCCAAACACGTTCTCTGAGGACGGGACTGTGGCTTTAAGAG gaTACGCTTTCTCGGAGGACGGCGAGTACCTGGCATACGGCACCAGTGCCAGCGGATCGGACTGGGTGGAGATTCACTTCCTGCAGGTGGATGGAGCTGTGGCCCTAAAGGACAGACTGGAGAGGGTGAAGTTCAGCTGCATGTCCTGGACCCATGACGGGAAGGGCCTGTTCTACAACTCTTACCCGAAGCAAGAGGGCAAAAGTGACG GAACCGAGACGTCCACTAACCTTCACCAGAAGCTGTACTTCCATGTTTTGGGAACCCCCCAGTCTCAGGACTGCCTGTGCGCCGAGTTCCCGGACCACCCCAAGTGGATGAGCGGGGTGGAG GTGTCAGATGACGGGCGCTACGTCCTCCTGTCCATCAGAGAGGGTTGTGACCCAGTCAACCGGCTGTGGTACTGCGACCTTCAAAGCACCCCCCAGGGCATCACAG GCCTGTTGCCGTGGGTGAAGCTGATTGACAACTTTGATGCCGAGTATGAGTATGTAACCAATGAGAGCACAGTGTTTACCTTCAAGACCAACCTGGAGGCCCCACGCTACCGCCTCATCAACATCGACTTTGCACGTGCCGCCCAGGTCAACTGGAAAGAGCTCATCCCCGAGCATGACAAGGATGTCATCG tGTTTGCCACCTGTACCTACTCTAGCttcctgtttgtctgtttcctgCACGACGTGAAGAATGTGCTGAAGATGTACCGTCTGAGTTCAGGCGAGGAGCTCCGGACCTTTCCCCTGGATGTGGGCTCCATAGTGGGCTTCACCGGACGCAAGAGGGACTCTGAGATCTTCTACTACTTCACATCTTTCCTCTCGCCAG CCATCATCTACCACTGTGACCTGACAAAGGACCCTCTGCAGCCTCACGTCTTCCGGGAGGTGACGGTCAAGGGCTTTGATCCCTCCGACTATCAGACCACACAG GTGTTCTACCCCAGTAAGGACGGTACTGAAATCCCCATGTTCATCGTCCATAAGAAGGGGCTGAAGCTGGACGGCTCTCACCCGGCCTTCCTTTATGGCTACGGCGGGTTCAACATCTCCATCACGCCCAGCTACAG CGTTTCACGGCTGATATTTGTCCGACACATGGGGGGCGTGTTGGCTGTAGCTAACatcagaggaggaggggagtaTGGAGAGACCTGGCACaaag CGGGGATGCTTGCCAACAAGCAGAACTGCTTCACAGACTTCCAGTGTGCAGCAGAGTATCTCATCAAAGAGGGCTACTCGTCCCCCTCCAAGCTCACCATAAACGGAGGCTCCAACGGGGGCCTGCTCGTAG CGGCCTGTGTGAACCAGCGGCCGGAGCTATTTGGCTGTGCCGTGGCCCAGGTTGGCGTCATGGACATGCTCAAGTTCCACAAGTTCACCATCGGACACGCCTGGACCACCGACTTTGGCTGCTGCGAGGTCAAGGAGCAGTTTGACTGGCTCATCAA GTACTCGCCGCTCCATAACATCCGCGTGCCCGAAGGCGAAGGCGTCCAGTACCCCGCTGTCCTCCTCCTCACAGGCGACCACGACGACCGCGTGGTCCCCCTGCACTCCCTGAAGTACATCGCCACTCTGCAGCACGTGTTGGGTCGCTGGCCGGGCCAGACCAACCCGCTGTTCATCCACGTGGACACAAAGTCAGGCCATGGCGCTGGCAAGCCCACCAGCAAAGTCATCCAGGAAGTGGCCGACACGTACGCCTTCATCTCCCGGTGCCTGAACATCTCCTGGGTCAAATGA